A window of Nicotiana tabacum cultivar K326 chromosome 24, ASM71507v2, whole genome shotgun sequence contains these coding sequences:
- the LOC107829121 gene encoding uncharacterized protein LOC107829121, translating to MYVTRPLSYYQQNPDALSLPPEGPNSGYLVVQDEESETYCCFGLCKNHDIMDLPFPQNKKLTVRYEAGDGENKIILKEDVMFITVLNKPLSSNHYYAIKPHGESKGQAFTCSKEEDKQNCCFCRCIRDVKPKPLDPEEVYQQYEISLYVTSCSGKGSFFAKSLAPDGFPPRFLRRKGWHLCAKTPKNYELSDDALGLNVELRKQLPEFNLTPFGKSFEAVVVGKWYCPFMFIKDGTVKEQMERSMFYEMTLGTEMGAVFHFVKMNTMKGIQYLWMGWQNQGRIKQVEQYRENSSEWRRLSCYVLVERFVLRRMDRSLVMNYDFKHIDKFKSIWE from the exons ATGTATGTAACAAGGCCTCTTTCTTACTACCAACAGAATCCAGATGCTCTTTCATTACCTCCTGAAGGTCCAAATTCAGGTTACTTAGTGGTTCAAGATGAGGAATCTGAAACATATTGTtgttttggactttgcaaaaATCATGATATCATGGACCTGCCTTTCCCTCAGAACAAGAAGTTGACTGTTCGATACGAAGCTGGTGATGGTGAGAACAAGATTATTCTAAAGGAAGATGTAATGTTCATTACAGTTCTTAATAAGCCATTGTCTTCCAATCATTATTATGCAATCAAACCTCATGGAGAGAGCAAAGG ACAAGCATTCACGTGTTCAAAGGAGGAAGACAAACAAAACTGCTGTTTCTGCAGATGTATACGTGACGTTAAACCGAAGCCATTAGATCCAGAGGAGGTATATCAGCAGTATGAGATCTCTCTATATGTTACAAGTTGCAGTGGTAAAGGTAGCTTTTTTGCTAAATCTCTTGCTCCTGATGGTTTTCCACCGCGGTTTCTTAGGCGAAAAGGTTGGCATCTTTGTGCCAAAACTCCTAAAAATTATGAACTAAGTGATGATGCTCTAGGCCTCAATGTTGAGTTGAGGAAACAACTTCCAGAGTTCAATTTGACACCATTTGGTAAAAGTTTTGAAGCTGTTGTTGTAGGGAAATGGTATTGTCCGTTCATGTTTATCAAAGATGGAACAGTCAAAGAGCAAATGGAGAGATCAATGTTCTATGAAATGACACTTGGAACAGAAATGGGAGCAGTTTTTCACTTTGTCAAAATGAATACAATGAAGGGAATTCAGTACTTGTGGAT GGGATGGCAAAACCAAGGTAGAATTAAACAAGTTGAACAATACAGAGAAAATAGTAGTGAATGGAGAAGATTAAGTTGCTATGTGTTGGTTGAGAGGTTTGTGTTGAGGAGAATGGATAGAAGCCTGGTGATGAATTATGATTTCAAGCACATTGACAAGTTTAAGAGCATATGGGAGTGA